The following is a genomic window from Pleomorphomonas sp. T1.2MG-36.
TTTGTAATAGGCAGCAATTCAGGCGAAGCCGACGGTAACCCAAAAAACGAACATAGGGTAAAGCCCTCATTGCCTGTTGGCAATCAAGAAGGACGCATGCGCCTCAAAGTTTGGACCACGCTGAGAGGCGCGAGACATTGTCTATTTGTTAGGGGATTCACTTAAATATTTGATTTTAACGAGTATATTGGCAATTGCAGCTCCCGGCTGAGCCCCTTGAACTAGATCCAAACTGTGTTGGCTCACCGGTTCTTGATGGCACATCTCTGTGTCGATCACGTTTGGGTGTTTTCAGACTCGGTTGAAACGGAGGGGAGAGGTAATCCTGATTACCTCCTCCAGCTCGCCAGTTTTGCCAACTCAACGCTCTGCACATACCGCGCCACCACGTTGGTTGACTTCCAGCCGCCGCTCCGCATGATCGGTAGGATGCCAGCGCCGTTCGCCACCATATCTTGAGCGGCGCCCACACGCATCGAATGCCCAGAGAGACGATTGGCGACTTCGGCCGGCAATCCTGCGGTAATGGCGCGCTGTTTCAGCATGCGCCCGATCGAATGCGGATGAAGAGAGTCTGGTCCGATCCACCCTTTGCGAATGCGTCGAAATAGCCATCCTTTGGAGATCTTCGCCGCTTCCAACCATCTCTTGAGCGCCTTGGCCGCAGGTGCCGATACGAATCCGTCGCGACCGTCGCCGAACTGATCGTTCTTGGCTCGTGGGATTAATGCCAGCATGCTCCCATCGCCAAGCGAAGTCAGATCTTCGAGCCGCAAGGCGGCGAGTTCCGATCGGCGGCACATGGTGTCATAACCGACCATAATGAGCGCTCGGTCGCGAAGGCCAGCGAGGTCATCCCCGCAGGCGGCAACGAGCCGATCTCTGAGCTCTTTGGTAAGGCCTAGGTGTTCAGTCCCGGCGTTTGATGGGTTGGGTCGATGATGAATCGTTCCGGTTCTGAGGTCCATCGTTTGCAGATGAACTCGTAGGGTGTGAGGCCCTTGAGGGTCTTGAGCCTGCGGCCAAAGTTGTAGGCGTTGATGAAGTCCTGGAGGTGCTGTCGCAGCTGGTTGTGATCGTCGTAGTGGAAGCGTTTGACGGTGGCGTCCTTGATGGTGCGGTTCATCCGTTCCACTTGGCCGTTGGTCCAGGGATGCTTGAGCTTGGTGAGGCGGTGTTCGATGCCGTTCTCGTCGCAGACCCGATCGAAGATGTGGTGGAAAGCGTAT
Proteins encoded in this region:
- a CDS encoding site-specific integrase, with the translated sequence MDLRTGTIHHRPNPSNAGTEHLGLTKELRDRLVAACGDDLAGLRDRALIMVGYDTMCRRSELAALRLEDLTSLGDGSMLALIPRAKNDQFGDGRDGFVSAPAAKALKRWLEAAKISKGWLFRRIRKGWIGPDSLHPHSIGRMLKQRAITAGLPAEVANRLSGHSMRVGAAQDMVANGAGILPIMRSGGWKSTNVVARYVQSVELAKLASWRR